The following are encoded in a window of Puntigrus tetrazona isolate hp1 unplaced genomic scaffold, ASM1883169v1 S000000001, whole genome shotgun sequence genomic DNA:
- the LOC122331546 gene encoding transcription factor Sox-9-like gives MNLFDSCLKMSAEQDKSLSDAPSPSMSEDSASGSGSDSESSRLADFKKDEEGDKFPVCIRDAVSQVLKGYDWTLVPMPVRVNGSSKSKPHVKRPMNAFMVWAQAARRKLADQYPHLHNAELSKTLGKLWRLLNEGEKRPFVEEAERLRVQHKKDHPDYKYQPRRRKSVKNGQSESEDGEQTHISPNAIFKALQQADSPASSMGEVHSPGDHSGQSQGPPTPPTTPKTDLPSSKADLKREGRPLQEGIDFGAVDIGELSSDVISNMEPFDVHEFDQYLPPHGHPGVSGGAQAYPAGFGQLAGQPGGGWVSKQQSGEQRTQIKTEQLSPSHYSEQQPQPQGSPQHVAYGSFNLQHYSSGGGGGGSYAGAGRAHYDYAEHQSPAGSYYSQYPAFGYQRPMYAPMADTHSPQHWEQQPVYTQLSRP, from the exons ATGAATCTCTTCGACTCCTGCCTGAAGATGAGCGCCGAGCAGGACAAGAGTCTCTCCGACGCGCCCAGCCCGAGCATGTCCGAGGACTCGGCGTCCGGGTCGGGCTCGGACAGCGAGAGCAGCCGCCTCGCGGACTTCAAGAAGGACGAGGAGGGAGACAAGTTCCCCGTGTGCATCAGGGACGCGGTGTCCCAGGTGCTGAAGGGCTACGACTGGACCCTGGTGCCCATGCCCGTGCGAGTGAACGGCTCCAGCAAGAGCAAGCCGCACGTCAAGAGACCCATGAACGCGTTCATGGTGTGGGCGCAAGCGGCGCGCAGGAAGCTGGCGGATCAGTACCCGCACCTGCACAACGCCGAGCTCAGCAAGACCCTCGGGAAGCTCTGGAG GTTACTGAACGAGGGAGAGAAGCGTCCGTTCGTGGAGGAGGCCGAGCGTCTGAGGGTGCAGCACAAGAAAGACCACCCCGACTACAAGTACCAGCCCAGGCGGAGGAAATCGGTGAAGAACGGCCAGAGCGAGAGCGAGGACGGCGAGCAGACGCACATCTCCCCCAACGCCATCTTCAAAGCCCTGCAGCAGGCCGACTCTCCGGCGTCCAGCATGGGCGAAGTGCACTCTCCGGGAGACCACTCAG GTCAGTCCCAGGGTCCCCCCACTCCTCCCACGACCCCCAAGACGGACCTGCCGTCCAGCAAAGCGGATCTGAAGCGCGAGGGCCGCCCGCTGCAGGAGGGCATCGACTTCGGCGCCGTGGACATCGGCGAGCTGAGCAGCGACGTCATCTCCAACATGGAGCCCTTCGACGTGCACGAGTTCGACCAGTACCTGCCCCCTCACGGACACCCGGGGGTCAGCGGCGGAGCGCAGGCGTACCCCGCCGGCTTCGGGCAGCTGGCCGGGCAGCCCGGGGGCGGCTGGGTGTCCAAACAGCAGTCGGGCGAGCAGCGGACACAGATCAAGACGGAGCAGCTGAGCCCCAGCCACTACAGCGAGCAGCAGCCGCAGCCGCAGGGCTCTCCGCAGCACGTGGCCTACGGCTCCTTCAACCTGCAGCACTAcagcagcggcggcggcggaggAGGCTCGTACGCCGGAGCGGGACGGGCGCACTACGACTACGCCGAGCACCAGAGCCCCGCCGGATCCTACTACAGCCAGTACCCGGCCTTCGGCTACCAGAGGCCCATGTACGCCCCCATGGCCGACACACACAGTCCGCAGCACTGGGAGCAGCAGCCCGTCTACACCCAGCTGTCCCGGCCCTGA